The Streptomyces sp. NBC_01244 genome contains a region encoding:
- a CDS encoding TIGR03089 family protein: MNATDRTPADLLRSALAADPGRPLVTFYDDATGERVELSVATFANWVAKTANLLQGDLGAEPGDRLALLLPAHWQSAVWLLACASVGVVVEVGGDPGDADLVVSGPDTLEEASACSGERVALALRPLGGRFPQPPAGFADYAVEVPGQGDRFAPFQPVDADAPGLVVGGEELSCAAVCERAREDAAKLGFGEGARVLSRQGYDSWEGLSAGLYAALATGGSVVLCRNAEGLADGALAQRIESERVTHTA; encoded by the coding sequence GTGAACGCCACTGACCGCACCCCTGCCGACCTGCTGCGATCCGCGCTCGCCGCCGATCCCGGCCGCCCGCTCGTCACCTTCTACGACGACGCCACGGGCGAGCGCGTCGAATTGTCCGTCGCCACCTTCGCCAATTGGGTGGCCAAGACCGCCAATCTGCTCCAGGGCGACCTGGGCGCCGAGCCCGGCGACCGGCTCGCCCTGCTGCTCCCCGCGCACTGGCAGAGCGCCGTGTGGCTGCTCGCCTGCGCCTCCGTCGGGGTCGTGGTGGAGGTGGGCGGGGATCCCGGCGACGCCGACCTCGTCGTGAGCGGGCCGGACACGCTGGAGGAGGCCTCCGCGTGCTCCGGAGAGCGGGTGGCGCTCGCGCTGCGGCCGCTGGGCGGGCGCTTCCCGCAGCCGCCGGCCGGGTTCGCGGACTACGCCGTGGAGGTGCCGGGGCAGGGCGACCGCTTCGCGCCCTTCCAGCCCGTGGACGCGGACGCCCCGGGGCTGGTGGTCGGCGGCGAGGAGCTCTCCTGCGCGGCGGTCTGCGAGCGGGCCCGCGAGGACGCGGCGAAGCTCGGCTTCGGCGAGGGGGCGCGGGTGCTGTCCCGGCAGGGCTACGACAGCTGGGAGGGGCTTTCGGCCGGGCTCTACGCGGCCCTGGCCACGGGCGGCTCCGTGGTGCTGTGCCGCAATGCGGAGGGGCTGGCGGACGGGGCGCTGGCCCAGCGGATCGAGAGCGAACGGGTCACCCACACGGCCTGA
- a CDS encoding WhiB family transcriptional regulator, translated as MTELVQELLVEEADEELGWQERALCAQTDPESFFPEKGGSTREAKKVCLACEVRSECLEYALANDERFGIWGGLSERERRRLKKAAV; from the coding sequence ATGACCGAGCTGGTTCAGGAACTGCTGGTCGAGGAGGCGGACGAAGAGCTCGGATGGCAGGAGCGAGCTCTCTGCGCCCAGACCGACCCCGAGTCCTTCTTTCCCGAGAAGGGCGGCTCGACCCGCGAGGCCAAGAAGGTCTGCCTCGCCTGCGAGGTCCGCTCCGAATGCCTTGAGTACGCCCTCGCCAACGACGAGCGATTCGGCATCTGGGGCGGCCTGTCCGAGCGCGAGCGACGACGCCTGAAGAAGGCCGCCGTCTGA
- a CDS encoding DNA-3-methyladenine glycosylase family protein, which translates to MDLGLTLGPLRRGPADPTFRITPGAVWRATRTPAGPATLRVTRDGAEVVATAWGPGADWILDGLPELLGSADDPAAFVPRHRLLHASHRRRPGLRLTRTGLVLESLIPTVLEQKVTADEAYRAWRRLVRQYGEPAPGPGPGPLPDAGGSGHGHGHGLYVMPDPRTWTLIPSWDWHKAGVDSKRSATIVRAARRAARLEEAALMDLPEATARLEAIPGVGPWTSAETLQRSNGAADAVTTGDLHLPGIIGYALAGDRDADDAAMLELLAPYAGQRHRAARLVLLAGAAPPRRAPRMPRGDIGKL; encoded by the coding sequence GTGGACCTGGGCCTCACCCTCGGCCCCCTCCGGCGGGGCCCCGCGGACCCCACCTTCCGCATCACCCCGGGAGCGGTCTGGCGGGCGACCCGGACCCCCGCCGGGCCGGCCACGCTCCGCGTCACGCGGGACGGGGCCGAGGTGGTCGCCACCGCCTGGGGACCCGGCGCCGACTGGATCCTCGACGGCCTGCCCGAACTGCTCGGCTCCGCCGACGACCCGGCCGCCTTCGTCCCCCGCCACAGGCTCCTGCACGCCAGCCACCGCCGCCGCCCAGGCCTGCGCCTGACCCGCACCGGCCTGGTCCTGGAGTCCCTGATCCCCACGGTCCTGGAGCAGAAGGTCACCGCCGACGAGGCGTACCGCGCCTGGCGCCGCCTCGTACGCCAGTACGGCGAACCGGCTCCGGGCCCGGGCCCGGGTCCGCTCCCGGACGCAGGCGGCAGCGGCCACGGCCACGGCCACGGCCTCTACGTCATGCCCGACCCCCGCACCTGGACCCTCATCCCCTCCTGGGACTGGCACAAGGCCGGGGTCGACTCCAAGCGTTCCGCGACCATCGTCCGCGCGGCCCGCCGCGCCGCCCGCCTCGAAGAGGCCGCCCTCATGGACCTGCCGGAGGCCACCGCCCGGCTGGAGGCGATCCCCGGCGTCGGCCCGTGGACCTCAGCCGAAACGCTCCAGCGCAGCAACGGCGCCGCGGACGCCGTCACCACCGGTGACCTCCACCTGCCCGGCATCATCGGCTACGCCCTGGCCGGAGACCGGGACGCCGACGACGCCGCCATGCTGGAGCTCCTCGCCCCCTACGCCGGCCAGCGCCACCGCGCGGCACGGCTGGTCCTCCTGGCCGGCGCCGCCCCGCCCCGCCGGGCCCCCCGGATGCCCCGGGGCGACATCGGCAAGCTCTGA
- the cofD gene encoding 2-phospho-L-lactate transferase — protein sequence MRIVVLAGGIGGARFLRGLQSAVPDADITVIGNTGDDIHLFGLKVCPDLDTVMYTLGGGINEDQGWGRTDESFTVKEELAAYGVGPTWFGLGDRDFATHIVRTQMLGAGYPLSAVTEALCDRWQPGVRLLPMSDDRVETHVAITDSQTGERRVIHFQEYWVRMRAAVDAEAVVPVGAEQAKPAPGVLEAIAAADVILFPPSNPVVSVGTILAVPGIREAVAAATAPVVGLSPIVGGAPVRGMADKVLAAVGVESTAAAVALHYGTGLLDGWLVDTADADAVAEVEAAGITCRAVPLMMTDLAATAEMARAALELAEASR from the coding sequence ATGCGCATTGTTGTTCTGGCCGGCGGCATCGGCGGCGCCCGTTTCCTCCGAGGTCTCCAGTCCGCGGTTCCCGACGCGGACATCACGGTCATCGGCAACACCGGTGACGACATTCACCTGTTCGGGCTCAAGGTCTGCCCCGATCTGGACACCGTGATGTACACCCTCGGCGGTGGCATCAACGAGGACCAGGGCTGGGGCCGCACCGACGAGTCCTTCACCGTCAAGGAGGAACTCGCCGCGTACGGGGTCGGACCGACCTGGTTCGGCCTCGGTGACCGCGATTTCGCCACCCACATCGTCCGTACGCAGATGCTCGGTGCGGGCTACCCGCTCAGCGCCGTCACCGAGGCCCTCTGCGACCGCTGGCAGCCCGGGGTCCGGCTGCTCCCCATGTCCGACGACCGCGTCGAGACCCACGTGGCGATCACCGACTCCCAGACCGGCGAGCGCCGGGTCATCCACTTCCAGGAGTACTGGGTCCGGATGCGTGCCGCGGTGGACGCCGAGGCCGTCGTCCCCGTGGGTGCCGAACAGGCCAAGCCCGCGCCCGGCGTCCTGGAGGCCATCGCGGCCGCCGACGTGATCCTCTTCCCGCCGTCGAACCCGGTGGTGTCGGTGGGGACCATCCTCGCCGTACCCGGCATCCGCGAGGCCGTGGCCGCCGCCACGGCCCCCGTGGTGGGCCTCTCCCCCATCGTCGGGGGCGCTCCCGTGCGCGGGATGGCCGACAAGGTGCTGGCCGCCGTCGGCGTCGAGTCCACCGCCGCCGCCGTCGCCCTGCACTACGGCACCGGGCTGCTCGACGGCTGGCTCGTCGACACCGCCGACGCGGACGCCGTCGCCGAGGTGGAGGCCGCCGGCATCACCTGCCGCGCGGTACCGCTGATGATGACCGACCTGGCCGCCACGGCGGAGATGGCGCGGGCCGCGCTGGAACTGGCGGAGGCCTCCCGGTGA
- a CDS encoding cysteine dioxygenase, protein MNSTSTLNATTAAAIAPARVESDLQIAGDILSVQHLLQPAREHPATVAEFVGLARSIAADRSEWEHLVRYDATTRWYHRLRTGPGYEVWLLSWVPGQGSGLHDHGASSGVLTVLDGELTEHTARGRLTLGAGSQRVFAPGYAHEVQNDSLDGAVSLHVYFPGLTRMPMHSCSPARPEALSV, encoded by the coding sequence ATGAACAGCACCAGCACCCTGAACGCCACCACCGCCGCAGCCATCGCCCCGGCGCGTGTCGAGAGCGACCTCCAGATCGCCGGCGACATCCTCTCCGTCCAGCACCTCCTGCAGCCCGCCCGCGAGCACCCGGCCACCGTCGCCGAGTTCGTGGGCCTCGCGCGTTCCATCGCCGCCGACCGCTCCGAGTGGGAGCACCTGGTCCGGTACGACGCCACGACCCGCTGGTACCACCGGCTGCGCACCGGCCCCGGCTACGAGGTCTGGCTGCTCAGCTGGGTCCCCGGCCAGGGCAGCGGCCTGCACGACCACGGCGCCTCCTCCGGCGTGCTGACCGTCCTGGACGGCGAGCTGACCGAGCACACCGCCCGTGGCCGGCTCACCCTCGGCGCCGGCTCCCAGCGCGTCTTCGCCCCCGGCTACGCCCACGAGGTGCAGAACGACAGCCTCGACGGGGCTGTCAGCCTGCACGTGTACTTCCCCGGCCTGACCCGGATGCCGATGCACAGCTGCTCTCCGGCCCGGCCCGAGGCCCTCTCCGTCTAG
- a CDS encoding LCP family protein: MDAQSRGRADEIDPADQWVLNPRTGNYELRLEDAGAQAPSQRSVPRAAPRRAPVPPRSPAAPSPAVPGPRRGGGPPPGGGRRGGRSRKVGGGGRKRALTITGGTLAVLLVGGSVAGYLYYEHLNGNIRVTDIGDAGTSGGFKKDQPINILVIGTDKRSGAGNEGYGDAGSVGHADTTILFHVSKDRSNATALSIPRDLITNLPVCPTKQPDGSTKDIPGERGARFNTSLGQAGRDPGCTMRTVKELTGIQVDHFMMADFNAVKNLSTAVGGVPVCVAKDVNDKDSKLKLTAGEHRLQGEQALAFVRTRHAFGQRSDLDRIKTQQQFLGSMMREMKSKETLTSPKKFLSLAEAATKSLSVDSGIGSIGKLTDLAGELKSIDLKNITFTTLPVIDNPAEPPHAKATVVVKQAEAEPLLQMIRGDVSLTEVEKKEQAAKDAANADAKAKLDALVQGPRAAAKDVRVDILNGGGPAGSASGTLTWLQNTEGVLKSSNLGNAPAKVDATQLEYAPNQADQARALADMMGLPATALKMGTADAAPKTPMKLTLGADFKGAGVSMTAPQQAPEGVQRVEADKSVCAK, translated from the coding sequence GTGGATGCGCAAAGCCGTGGACGGGCCGACGAGATCGACCCCGCAGACCAGTGGGTACTCAACCCCCGCACCGGCAACTACGAGCTGCGACTGGAAGATGCCGGTGCGCAAGCACCCTCGCAGCGTTCCGTCCCCCGCGCGGCGCCCCGTAGGGCCCCCGTTCCCCCCCGCTCCCCCGCGGCCCCGTCCCCCGCGGTCCCCGGACCGCGCCGCGGTGGCGGTCCCCCGCCCGGCGGCGGCCGGCGCGGCGGGCGTTCGCGCAAAGTCGGCGGCGGGGGCCGCAAACGGGCCCTGACCATCACCGGCGGGACCCTGGCGGTGCTGCTGGTCGGCGGCTCGGTGGCGGGGTACCTCTATTACGAGCACCTGAACGGCAACATCAGGGTCACCGACATCGGTGACGCGGGCACGAGCGGCGGTTTCAAGAAGGACCAGCCGATCAACATCCTCGTCATCGGCACGGACAAGCGCAGCGGCGCGGGCAACGAGGGGTACGGAGACGCCGGCAGTGTCGGCCACGCCGATACGACGATCCTCTTCCACGTCTCGAAGGACCGCTCCAACGCCACGGCGCTGTCCATCCCCCGCGACCTGATCACCAACCTGCCGGTCTGCCCCACGAAGCAGCCCGACGGCTCGACGAAGGACATCCCGGGCGAGCGCGGGGCCCGCTTCAACACCAGCCTCGGGCAGGCGGGCCGCGACCCGGGCTGCACGATGCGCACGGTCAAGGAGCTCACCGGGATCCAGGTCGACCACTTCATGATGGCCGACTTCAACGCGGTGAAGAACCTGAGCACGGCGGTCGGCGGGGTGCCGGTCTGCGTGGCCAAGGACGTCAACGACAAGGACTCCAAGCTCAAGCTGACGGCGGGCGAGCACCGGCTGCAGGGCGAGCAGGCACTGGCCTTCGTGCGGACCCGGCACGCCTTCGGCCAGCGCAGCGACCTCGACCGCATCAAGACCCAGCAGCAGTTCCTGGGTTCGATGATGCGGGAGATGAAGTCGAAGGAGACCCTGACCAGTCCGAAGAAGTTCCTCTCCCTCGCCGAGGCGGCCACCAAATCGCTGAGCGTGGACTCGGGCATAGGGTCGATCGGCAAACTCACCGACCTCGCGGGTGAGTTGAAGAGCATCGACCTCAAGAACATCACCTTCACCACCCTCCCGGTCATCGACAATCCGGCGGAGCCGCCGCACGCGAAGGCCACCGTGGTGGTCAAGCAGGCGGAGGCGGAGCCCCTGCTCCAGATGATCCGGGGCGACGTCTCGCTGACCGAGGTCGAGAAGAAGGAACAGGCCGCCAAGGACGCGGCGAACGCCGACGCGAAGGCCAAGCTGGACGCCCTCGTGCAGGGCCCCCGAGCGGCGGCCAAGGACGTCCGGGTGGACATCCTCAACGGCGGCGGGCCCGCCGGGTCCGCGTCCGGCACGCTGACCTGGCTGCAGAACACCGAGGGGGTGCTCAAGTCCAGCAACCTGGGCAACGCGCCCGCCAAGGTGGATGCCACGCAGCTGGAGTACGCGCCCAACCAGGCCGATCAGGCAAGGGCGTTGGCGGACATGATGGGCCTGCCGGCGACGGCGTTGAAGATGGGCACGGCCGACGCCGCCCCCAAGACACCGATGAAGCTGACGCTCGGTGCGGACTTCAAGGGGGCGGGGGTCTCCATGACGGCACCACAGCAGGCGCCCGAGGGCGTCCAGCGGGTAGAGGCGGACAAGTCCGTCTGCGCCAAGTGA
- a CDS encoding coenzyme F420-0:L-glutamate ligase, translating to MTAPHGPSYEVRALGGIPEVRSGDDLAALIAAAGPELRDGDVLLVTSKVVSKAEGRIVRADSREAAIDAETVRVVARRGTLRIVENRQGLVMAAAGVDASNTEAGTVLLLPEDPDASAAAIRAGLRELLSVDVGVIVTDTFGRPWRTGLTDVAIGAAGVRVLDDLRGGTDAHGNPLSATIVATADELAAAGDLVKGKAEGLPVAVVRGLAHVLGEGSSAADLVRSPADDMFRLGTSEAVREAVTQRRTVRAFTAEPVDPGAVRRAVAAAVTAPAPHHTTPWRFVLLESAGARLELLDAMRDAWIEDLRRDGKSEESIAKRVRRGEVLRAAPYLVVPCLVMDGAHDYGHARRDAAEREMFVVAMGAGVQNFLVALAGERLGSAWVSSTMFCRDVVRKVLGLPEDWDPMGAVAVGHAAVAPAERAGRSAEEFIEVR from the coding sequence GTGACCGCCCCGCACGGGCCCTCGTACGAGGTCCGGGCCCTCGGCGGGATCCCCGAGGTGCGGTCCGGCGACGACCTGGCGGCGCTGATCGCTGCCGCCGGGCCGGAGCTGCGGGACGGCGACGTCCTGCTCGTCACCTCGAAGGTCGTCTCCAAAGCGGAGGGCCGGATCGTCCGCGCCGATTCACGCGAGGCGGCGATAGACGCCGAGACCGTACGGGTCGTCGCGCGCCGGGGGACCCTGCGGATCGTGGAGAACCGGCAGGGGCTGGTCATGGCGGCGGCCGGGGTCGACGCCTCGAACACCGAGGCCGGCACCGTCCTGCTGCTGCCCGAGGACCCCGACGCCTCGGCCGCCGCGATCCGGGCCGGGCTGCGGGAACTGCTCTCCGTGGACGTGGGCGTGATCGTGACGGACACCTTCGGGCGGCCGTGGCGCACCGGGCTCACCGACGTGGCGATCGGCGCCGCGGGCGTACGGGTCCTGGACGACCTGCGCGGGGGCACCGATGCCCACGGGAACCCGCTGAGCGCGACGATCGTCGCGACCGCCGACGAATTGGCCGCCGCGGGCGACCTGGTCAAGGGCAAGGCGGAGGGCCTGCCGGTGGCGGTGGTGCGCGGTCTGGCGCACGTCCTGGGCGAGGGCTCCTCGGCCGCGGACCTGGTGCGCTCGCCGGCCGACGACATGTTCCGGCTGGGCACCTCGGAGGCGGTACGGGAAGCCGTGACGCAGCGGCGTACCGTACGGGCCTTCACGGCCGAGCCCGTGGACCCGGGCGCGGTCCGGCGCGCAGTGGCGGCGGCCGTGACGGCCCCGGCCCCGCACCACACGACGCCGTGGCGGTTCGTCCTGCTGGAGTCGGCGGGCGCGCGGCTGGAGCTGCTGGACGCGATGCGGGACGCCTGGATCGAGGACCTGCGGCGGGACGGGAAGTCCGAGGAGTCCATCGCGAAGCGGGTCCGGCGGGGCGAGGTCCTGCGGGCCGCGCCCTACCTGGTGGTGCCCTGCCTGGTCATGGACGGCGCGCACGACTACGGGCACGCCCGGCGGGACGCGGCGGAGCGGGAGATGTTCGTCGTCGCGATGGGCGCGGGCGTACAGAACTTCCTGGTCGCGCTGGCCGGGGAGCGGCTGGGCTCGGCGTGGGTGTCCTCGACGATGTTCTGCCGGGACGTGGTGCGCAAGGTGCTCGGGCTTCCGGAGGACTGGGATCCGATGGGGGCGGTGGCCGTGGGCCACGCCGCGGTCGCTCCGGCGGAGCGGGCCGGGCGGTCGGCGGAGGAGTTCATCGAGGTGCGGTGA
- a CDS encoding LCP family protein — protein sequence MTDSAGIPGGTDAAGGGKPPNGRRRRRLLRWIGLGTGVLAVVGAGTGWWIYSKLDGNIAEDTSAAAELRRYDKERPAHLAGGAQNILLIGSDSRTGAGNAPYGQDQGTQRSDTTILLHLPADRKSATAVSIPRDLMTEIPACLEPDGNRTREQFAQFNWAFEWGGTACTIRTVEAMTGIRVDHHMVLDFNGFKKMVDAIGGVEVCLKRPVDDTEAKLKLPAGRQTLQGEQALGFVRARHSLGNGSDTERMERQQAFLGSLVKKVQSNGVLLNPARLYPLLDAATSSVTTDPGLASLRGLYELVRGVRDIPTDQIKFLTVPRRPYAADANRDELRQPDATQLFRRLRADQPLTIAPPAPKTTATPAPVSRPDGERDEAAAEDGGRPGTDDPGTAEPSAPVPTFTGTTAGVADCR from the coding sequence GTGACGGACAGCGCGGGCATACCGGGCGGCACCGATGCGGCCGGAGGCGGGAAGCCTCCGAACGGCCGCAGGCGGCGCCGGCTGCTGCGCTGGATCGGGCTCGGAACCGGTGTGCTGGCCGTCGTGGGGGCGGGCACCGGCTGGTGGATCTACTCCAAGCTCGACGGGAACATCGCCGAGGACACCTCCGCCGCCGCCGAGCTGCGGCGCTACGACAAGGAGCGCCCGGCCCACCTGGCGGGCGGCGCGCAGAACATCCTGCTGATCGGCTCCGACTCGCGCACCGGTGCGGGCAATGCCCCGTACGGACAGGACCAGGGCACCCAGCGCTCGGACACCACGATCCTGCTGCACCTGCCGGCGGACCGGAAGAGTGCGACGGCGGTGTCGATACCGCGGGACCTGATGACGGAGATACCCGCCTGCCTGGAGCCGGACGGCAACCGCACCAGGGAGCAGTTCGCCCAGTTCAACTGGGCTTTCGAGTGGGGCGGGACCGCCTGCACGATCCGTACGGTCGAGGCGATGACCGGGATCCGGGTCGATCACCACATGGTGCTGGACTTCAACGGCTTCAAGAAGATGGTGGACGCCATCGGCGGGGTGGAGGTCTGCCTGAAGCGGCCGGTGGACGACACCGAGGCCAAGCTGAAGCTGCCGGCGGGCCGGCAGACCCTGCAGGGCGAGCAGGCGCTGGGCTTCGTACGGGCCCGCCACAGCCTGGGCAACGGCAGTGACACCGAGCGGATGGAGCGCCAGCAGGCGTTCCTCGGGTCGCTCGTCAAGAAGGTGCAGAGCAATGGCGTGCTGCTCAATCCGGCGCGGCTGTACCCGCTGCTGGACGCGGCGACCTCCTCGGTGACCACCGACCCGGGGCTGGCCTCGCTGCGGGGGCTGTACGAACTGGTCCGGGGCGTACGCGACATCCCGACCGACCAGATCAAGTTCCTCACGGTGCCGCGCCGGCCGTACGCCGCCGACGCGAACCGGGACGAACTGCGCCAGCCGGACGCGACCCAGCTCTTCCGGCGGCTGCGGGCGGACCAGCCGCTCACCATCGCCCCGCCCGCGCCCAAGACCACGGCCACGCCCGCTCCGGTCTCCCGGCCGGACGGGGAACGGGACGAGGCGGCGGCCGAGGACGGGGGGCGCCCCGGAACGGACGACCCGGGAACCGCGGAGCCCTCCGCTCCCGTCCCCACTTTCACCGGTACCACGGCCGGCGTGGCCGACTGCCGGTAA
- a CDS encoding peptidoglycan recognition protein family protein — MRAFLASSIGVATAAALALPLALSSPALARPAAAQPSVGAGPAAPGAPAGSTQSLPLVPVGPAADRTPGVPGMSTSPRLPETRGLSAREVKTFSLVGVVWDDASTQFDGRVQVRTRSVATSAWSEWQDVDTHNSEHAADPDTVERGSGRVRGSTAPLWVGQSDGIEVRVQAEPGGRVVSSGLPTGMRIELVDPGDTTGPQSDAKNANTSDPATPDHPVSPVDDDKGELALLPGMTMEMAESSSANVPMAPLGAQEIPALNKADSTADAVLADEALAAAPYIGPRPKIVTRLGWGADESLREKGFVYTNTVKAAFVHHTASGNNYACKDAPAVLRSLYRYHVVSSGWRDIGYNFAVDKCGTVYEGRAGGVAKAVLGAHTMGFNTDSMGVAVIGTFASTAPPKAAVDAVARLTAWKLGLFGADPRAKTTLRSGGGNLYAKGSNVRLNVISGHRDGFATECPGRHLYTQLPPTRTASAKLQGRP; from the coding sequence ATGCGTGCATTCCTTGCTTCCTCCATCGGCGTCGCGACGGCTGCCGCACTGGCCCTGCCGCTCGCGCTCTCCTCTCCGGCCCTCGCCCGCCCGGCCGCGGCGCAGCCATCGGTCGGGGCGGGCCCGGCAGCCCCCGGGGCCCCCGCCGGATCCACCCAGTCCCTGCCGCTCGTCCCCGTGGGGCCCGCCGCGGACCGCACCCCCGGGGTCCCCGGCATGAGCACCTCACCCCGGCTGCCCGAGACACGGGGCCTGTCGGCGCGCGAGGTCAAGACCTTCTCGCTGGTCGGCGTCGTCTGGGACGACGCGAGCACCCAGTTCGACGGCCGCGTCCAGGTCCGCACCCGCTCCGTGGCCACCTCCGCCTGGTCCGAGTGGCAGGACGTCGACACCCACAACAGCGAACACGCCGCCGACCCCGACACGGTCGAACGCGGCTCCGGCCGGGTCCGCGGCAGCACCGCCCCCCTGTGGGTCGGGCAGTCCGACGGCATCGAGGTCCGCGTCCAGGCGGAACCGGGCGGCCGCGTGGTGAGCAGCGGCCTCCCGACGGGCATGCGCATCGAACTGGTGGACCCGGGAGACACGACCGGCCCCCAGTCGGACGCCAAGAACGCCAACACGTCCGACCCGGCCACGCCGGATCACCCCGTTTCCCCGGTCGACGACGACAAGGGGGAGCTGGCCCTCCTCCCCGGCATGACGATGGAGATGGCGGAGTCCTCCTCCGCCAACGTCCCCATGGCGCCCTTGGGCGCCCAGGAGATCCCCGCCCTCAACAAGGCCGACTCCACCGCCGACGCCGTCCTCGCCGACGAGGCGCTCGCGGCCGCCCCGTACATCGGCCCGCGCCCGAAGATCGTCACCCGGCTGGGATGGGGCGCGGACGAGAGCCTGCGCGAGAAGGGCTTCGTCTACACGAACACGGTCAAGGCCGCCTTCGTCCACCACACCGCCTCGGGCAACAACTACGCCTGCAAGGACGCCCCGGCCGTCCTGCGCAGCCTGTACCGCTACCACGTGGTCAGCAGCGGCTGGCGCGACATCGGCTACAACTTCGCCGTCGACAAGTGCGGCACCGTCTACGAGGGCCGGGCGGGCGGAGTCGCCAAGGCGGTGCTCGGCGCGCACACCATGGGCTTCAACACGGACAGCATGGGCGTGGCGGTCATCGGCACCTTCGCCTCCACGGCTCCCCCCAAGGCGGCGGTCGACGCGGTGGCCCGCCTCACGGCCTGGAAGCTGGGCCTCTTCGGAGCGGACCCCCGCGCGAAGACCACCCTCCGCTCGGGCGGCGGCAACCTCTACGCGAAGGGCAGCAACGTCCGCCTGAACGTCATCTCGGGCCACCGCGACGGCTTCGCCACGGAATGCCCCGGCCGCCACCTCTACACCCAACTCCCCCCCACCCGAACCGCCTCAGCCAAACTCCAGGGCCGCCCCTAG